Within Euryarchaeota archaeon, the genomic segment CGTCCAATCGAGCGCCAGCCACTTCAAGAGGTCGAAAAGCGAGAACCCGGCCAAGGTGTGAAGACGCGTCCCTCCGAGCCCGATTTCTCCCGTGAAGCGATCGTTAAGGATGAACGACTCCATCGCCTTTCCCACGAAGGCAAGGTCTTCGTGTTGCGTCTCGGTGAGCTTCGCCTCGGCGACCGGGACGCCCTTGTAGACGGTCCTCACCCGCCCCTCCTCCTCCACGTCTTCGGTCTTGACGAGGACGTTCTTCAAGGCCTGGAGCCGTCGCTTGTGCTCGTGGAACCGGTTCGCCTCGTCCCGGGTTATCGGGCGCCACTTGTTCTCTGCCGTCGCGACCCTCTCAAAATGGCCGATCCCCGGTTGGCGGCACGATTCGAGCATGTTCTTCACCGCCTCGAGCGGTGTTTGCTGCCTGCCGACGGGCCCGAAGGCGGCTTCGGCGATCTCTTCCGGCGACCCGGCCTCAAGTTTGTCGACCACCGTGTTCCACAGACGCGACTCCTCCAACTCGCCGTCCGTGAGTTTCAGGCTGCTAGCGGATTTCGAGGCTGTACTTGCGTCCTTGAGAAGGGCCGGTAGTCGCTTACGAAGGTCCTCGTCGGTGACCTTTTCCGGCAATGGCGTCCGCATCACGACCTTGCCGACGTGCTCGCGTTTGACCTCTATCCTGCCCTTCACCGTGTAAAGGAGGATGAAGAAATCGCTCTTGCGTTTCACGCGGTCGAGGTAGATCCCGTAGTTCTCCGGTGCTTTGATGCCGTGGGTGCCTGCCTTGAGCTCCACCACGTCGCCGGGTTTCACGCGGGATGAAAAACAACCGGATAGTTAAGGCGAGCGCCCCGCCACGCGCCCGTGACCGCGTCAAGTGCCAAGATCCGGCCAGGTCGAGGCATCAGCGCTTCTCAAGACGACGGCGTCGGGCGGTCTTTCGCGTCCCTTCTCATGCCCTGTGCACGATGGGTAGACGCAGCACTGATTCAGGGCCGAAGTTGATCACCACGGGCCCGCCTTCGGGGTGGGGCAACGCATCACCCTGGTTTCCACCGAGGCCACCGTACTTCGTGACCGAGTCCGGCGTTTCGTGCTGGATGACGAGCCTCACGGCGTGACCTGCGGGAAGCGCTATCTCCATCGGTTCGAACTCCATCCGCGCGATGACCGTTTGACCCGGCACGATGTCCTTGTCGACGTTCCCGCCCTCATAGTACCGGAGGTTCATCACGGCGTGTCCCATCCAGGCGAGCCGGTTGTCCGGGTAGACGTCGTAGAGTTGGGCGTAAAGGTTCGTAGTGGTCGGCGTCGTCGGCGTGACGCTGACGTGAAGTTGCGGCAGCCCCGAGACGCGCGTGTAGCTTTGCGTGCGCGGCGATTCGAGCGTGATGGTCCCGGTGCCGCCCGTGACCGACCCTGGGTCAAAAAGCGGTGCCATGCCGGCGGTCGCTCCCGATTCGACCATCTTGCCGTCGTTTGAGAGTTGAAGCGTCCAATCAACGCGGTCCCGGGGCGGATAGGAGACGTCGCTGTGCCAGATGCCACGGTGGTCTTCCACCTCGACGATGGGGCCCGTGCCGACGGTCTTACCCTTCAGTTCGCTGTCGAACCAGTTGAGTAGCGTTTGCGCCCAGTCCCAACGCGCGTTGATGTGCTCGTCGGGGCGGTCAGGATATGCGTGGGCCCACTGGCCGAACCAGCCCTTGACCTTCAGTCCCTTGTCCTGGAGTTCGTTGAACCATGGGATGACGAGACTCGGGTTCACGTTCCAATCCTGCATCCCGTGGACGATGTACAGGGAGCCCTTGTAGCTCTCCAACGTGCGTTCCCGGAACTTCCTGACCTCCCAATAATCGTTCATCCCTGCGACAGATTGGTCACCGGTGAGCGCCGTGTAGGTGCCGGTCTCCGTGCCCAGGACGACCTCGTTGCACAACTGGCTCGATTTCGATTCCTGCGGCTCCGCCTCGAGCCCGTAGGTCTCCCAATAGACGACGTTATGCATGATGGGACCGCGGAATTCGCTCGTCCCGTTCCTGAACATCAACTCGGGAAGGTCGGCGACCCCCGAGATCGGGACGATGGTCTTGAGGTAAGGATTGCCAAGCGCTGCCGCCATGAAGGGCGTCGTGCCGTCGTAGGAGCGGCCCATCATCGCGACCTTGCCCGTCGACCACGCTCGGGTCCCGAAGTACGTGACGACCGCGTCAACGTCCTTCTGCTCGTTCATCGACATGAGCTCCATGCATCCGCCTGAGCCGCCCGTGCCTCGGATCGCCATCTGGACCACCGTGTAACCGTGTGGAACGAACCAGATCGCGATTGGCGGGCGTGTGCTCTCGACGCCCACGGTCGTCGGGGAATAATAGGGGCCGGAATCGAT encodes:
- a CDS encoding CocE/NonD family hydrolase, which encodes MNKAAVKTFAIAIAVALPAFAGCIAQTDPSTNALAEDIKAAAGSTVYDPTNGIYDRSQSWSQTLVKGIYERLPAKIQLVSSFDKTDMSVGVFRPNIPGCPTDDSAVYPEECKTPVIIDSGPYYSPTTVGVESTRPPIAIWFVPHGYTVVQMAIRGTGGSGGCMELMSMNEQKDVDAVVTYFGTRAWSTGKVAMMGRSYDGTTPFMAAALGNPYLKTIVPISGVADLPELMFRNGTSEFRGPIMHNVVYWETYGLEAEPQESKSSQLCNEVVLGTETGTYTALTGDQSVAGMNDYWEVRKFRERTLESYKGSLYIVHGMQDWNVNPSLVIPWFNELQDKGLKVKGWFGQWAHAYPDRPDEHINARWDWAQTLLNWFDSELKGKTVGTGPIVEVEDHRGIWHSDVSYPPRDRVDWTLQLSNDGKMVESGATAGMAPLFDPGSVTGGTGTITLESPRTQSYTRVSGLPQLHVSVTPTTPTTTNLYAQLYDVYPDNRLAWMGHAVMNLRYYEGGNVDKDIVPGQTVIARMEFEPMEIALPAGHAVRLVIQHETPDSVTKYGGLGGNQGDALPHPEGGPVVINFGPESVLRLPIVHRA